A segment of the Prosthecobacter debontii genome:
ATGAGCAACCGCAAGGCGTGGTTGCCGATCATCCAGCGGGCACTGCGTGGTAGGTCCGAGGACATGCCGTTCACGGTCACCTACGCGCAACGATGATGGAATAGGATTCGTGAGGCTTCTCGGCCTCGGGATGAAGGATGCGCTCTTCGATCTCCTTGAAACCAGACTGTCGGAGTCGTTCCATCATCCAGGCATGATTCGTTTTCGATTGAATCTCCGCAATCAAGACCTGCAAGCCATTCAAATAGCGACCGAGACCTTCGACGATGTCGCATTCAGCGCCTTCAGCATCCACCTTCAGCCAATCCGGCGCCATGATGTCACCGGCATCGATCAAAGCATCCAGACGTTCGATCTTTACTCGAATGCGCTTCAGTGAGGGATCGGAGTCATAGAGTTCAAGACGATGTCCCCCACTATTCTCGGGATCCACCAGGATATTCAGTTCACCGGTTTCTTTTCCCAAGGCCATCGGCATCACTTGGCCAATGTTCTGGCGGCAAAGTTCATGCTCGACAGGTTCAAAGGTCGCGAGTTTCACCCCGGGATACCGCAGAGAAAAATACAGCGAGGCCAAGCCAATATTCCCGCCTGCATCCACCAGACACCGAGGAGCCTCTTCAGAATGGATGGCATAACAACCTGTGTGAAAGACATCTTCGAAGATGATGATGTCTGTGCCGTTTTCACGCAGCTTCACCGGCACTTCCCGTCCGGCATACCGAAAGGTGATGGCATGAACTTGAGGCGAATATCGAGCCAAACCGCGATTCACCAACACATGCTGAAAGGACAACCACATCAGCCGTAGACGATCCTCCAAGCCTGCGCCCATGAGCCACGCAAAGCGCCAACGACGCAATTGACCGAGTATCTTTTTCATCCTGGGAATGGAGCGTCGCCGCCGGGAATCAACCAACCCCTCCGCTCTCAATCACTGGTCGCAGACAAAGCCTTTCAGTCGTCACTCCTTGAAAGCGGCTTCGACGTATTCGCAAAGCACATGCCCGGCTAACAAATGACACTCCTGGGCATAGGCCGTGACCGACGTCGGAACACAATAGGCATAGTCAGCCACGGCTGCACAATCCGCTCCTTTTTCAGCGGTAAAGGACACGACCACACAGCCGATCTCTTTGGCCGCTTGCAGCCCTGCCACCACATTCTTGCTGGTGCCGGACGTGGAGATGCCCACCACGACGTCCCCGGGCTGCGCAAGCGCTTCCACTTGGCGGGCGAAAACAGTCTCAAAACCATAGTCATTGCTATGCGCCGTGAGCACGGAGGTATCCGTCGTCAAAGCAAGGCCCGCGAGAGCCCGACGATTGATGCGGTAGCGCACACACAGTTCAGCGGCCAGATGCTGAGCATCCGCCGCGCTGCCGCCATTGCCGAAAAACAGCACCTTTTTACCGGCCTTCAGGGCGTCCACCCAGGCCTGGGCAATGGCTGACAGGATGGCCTGACATTCGTCCAGGCGTTTAAGGGCTGCAAGATGACCATCGAGGTGGCCCTGAAACATGGAGGCGAAATCAGACATGGGGATAAAATCAGTCTTCGAAGGCTTGCAGGAGTTCCTCCATCGTCAAGCGGGCAGTGCCTAGCTTACCGACGACGATGCCGCTGGCACGATTGGCCACGTTAGCTGCGTCTTCAGAACTCAAACCCGCAGCCAAAGCCAGCGTGAGGAAGGCAATGGCCGTATCCCCTGCCCCGGAAACGTCATAGACTTCACGAGCCCGTGTGGGGATGTGATGCGGGGCACGATCTCGCTGGAAGAGGATCATTCCTAATTCACCCAGAGTCACCAGCACCTGACCGACGCTCCATTGATCCAGGAGTTGCTCGCCCACTTCCAGGAGGCGGCGATCTTCCAGAGGCGGCCCCGGAGTGCGGTGATCCTGAATGCCCGCGGCGGCAAAGGCTTCCAATCGATTGGGCTTCACCAAAGTGGCCCCTCGCCAACTCAGGGGGTTGCGGGGGGAGGGATCGACGGTCACGAGTTTACCCGCCGCCTTGGCCATGCCCAGCACCTGGTCTGCCAGAGCCTGAGTCACAAAGCCTTTGCCGTAATCTTCCACGATGATGCCATCCAGCTCAGGCAGCATGGCCTCCACCTTCTGGCACACCTCCTTGAGCTCATCGGCGGAGAGCTTTTCAATCGTCTCCCGATCCACACGCACCACATGCTGCTGGCGTGCAATGATCCGGGTTTTAGCAATCGTCGGCAGGATGCTGCTTTCGAGCATGGGATCGGTATTGACCCCTTCTCCATTCAGCAGGCTTTTCAGTTCATTGGCAGCGCTGTCTTTCCCGACACGCCCCATCAGAAACGAATGCGGGGTGAAGGCCGAGAGATTGCGCGCCACGTTCGCCGCTCCACCGGGAAAGGTG
Coding sequences within it:
- a CDS encoding FkbM family methyltransferase, coding for MKKILGQLRRWRFAWLMGAGLEDRLRLMWLSFQHVLVNRGLARYSPQVHAITFRYAGREVPVKLRENGTDIIIFEDVFHTGCYAIHSEEAPRCLVDAGGNIGLASLYFSLRYPGVKLATFEPVEHELCRQNIGQVMPMALGKETGELNILVDPENSGGHRLELYDSDPSLKRIRVKIERLDALIDAGDIMAPDWLKVDAEGAECDIVEGLGRYLNGLQVLIAEIQSKTNHAWMMERLRQSGFKEIEERILHPEAEKPHESYSIIVARR
- the rfaE1 gene encoding D-glycero-beta-D-manno-heptose-7-phosphate kinase — its product is MLTLDSARDAIQRMAGCRILVIGDVMLDHFIWGAVRRISPEAPVPIVEVTKETTFPGGAANVARNLSAFTPHSFLMGRVGKDSAANELKSLLNGEGVNTDPMLESSILPTIAKTRIIARQQHVVRVDRETIEKLSADELKEVCQKVEAMLPELDGIIVEDYGKGFVTQALADQVLGMAKAAGKLVTVDPSPRNPLSWRGATLVKPNRLEAFAAAGIQDHRTPGPPLEDRRLLEVGEQLLDQWSVGQVLVTLGELGMILFQRDRAPHHIPTRAREVYDVSGAGDTAIAFLTLALAAGLSSEDAANVANRASGIVVGKLGTARLTMEELLQAFED
- a CDS encoding D-sedoheptulose 7-phosphate isomerase encodes the protein MSDFASMFQGHLDGHLAALKRLDECQAILSAIAQAWVDALKAGKKVLFFGNGGSAADAQHLAAELCVRYRINRRALAGLALTTDTSVLTAHSNDYGFETVFARQVEALAQPGDVVVGISTSGTSKNVVAGLQAAKEIGCVVVSFTAEKGADCAAVADYAYCVPTSVTAYAQECHLLAGHVLCEYVEAAFKE